The Limnospira fusiformis SAG 85.79 genomic interval GCAAGTCTTGCATTTTACCTGAAGTTGACACCTATAGTATCAACTAGTATCAACCTAAATCAAGTAAACTCAAGTCCCAAGGCTTGATCATCAATGGACACGTGTAGATGATAACATAAAAGCGATCGAGATTGACAGTTGACTGGCAAAAATTATCTGGGATGATTAAGTTTGCCACATTGGAGATTATAGCGCCATGGGTTCAACAAGCACTACAATAACAAACACGAGCCGACCTGCAACTCTGCCAAGAGTAGGTACATAGTGTTATGTTTATTCTGAAACGACAGGATGTTGAGATCTCCACGATCCAACACCCCAATCGGGATCAACAGATTCCCATTCTCTATTATCAAGGGCAGACGTTCCGTCTGATGAAGGTTTTTACTGTTCAGCAAGAAAACGAAGCCAGAGCTTATTGGCGAGACTTGACTGATAACAAGGGTAAAGCCTGCGTACTACTCGAAGAACCAGAACGCTATAGTGTTTGGGGTAAAGTTCGCCTTGAACAACTCGGTAGTGAGGGGGGTGGAGGTACTGATGCTAAGGTATCAGGCCTCATTCGCGCTTCTCTATTGGTCTTACAAGCAGTTTACTTTGATGTTGAGGATTTATTGGGGTCAAGACAAGCTGTAGCCTTTGAAAAGGATCTGCTCAAGATTCTTCAAAAAGGTAAATTTCCCGCCCATGATAACTCAGAGGCGGTCAAAACTCTTTTGACCAAAGACCCCCTGGAAAGTTTACAAATTCCTTCCTGGAATGAAAATAACCTGAAAACATTGCTAGAAGAAGTTTACCGTCTGGGTAAGAGCTACTTCGGAAATACTAGCTTTGCAGAAGGCTTAGATGAAGTTCTACAGGACTTGGCCCAAGAAGACCGGGATTCATTTATCAGTTGGCTGGGTGAATCTACTCTGGGAAATCTCTGGGAGATAAGTTAAGTAATGTTAGGATTTTTTGGTTTTGGTATCTAAATATGGGAGGCTCGAATTGAGATTAGTTTTTGAATGAGTATTCTTGGGCAAATCTATTGCGATCTGGTTTAGTAATGGTTTTCAACTGTAGATTTCTTGTTATTGTATCGCTATGAGTAGCACGTCACAACAAAAATCATCGGTTATATCATCTCTGGTATCTCCGCAAAATCTGCTGATATTTGGCATCACCTGGGTGGTTCTGGCTCTGTTGTTCTTCCTGCTGTTTAGTGTAAGTGCGCCAGGGGAAGAACGACCTTTATGGTATTCCGTTGGCACTTATATCTTTGAATTGGGTGCTTTTCTGATGGCTGCACTGGTTTGCTATAGAAATTGGCGTAGCCCCCAAATGGTCAGCGGACGCAATGTCTGGCTGGGAATTGGTCTAGGATCACTGTTTTATTTTATGGGAGGTTTACTATTTGGTTTATGGGAACTGGTATGGAACCTTGACCCGGTGGTTTCCCTAGGGGATGGGTTCTATGTCCTCAGCTATTTGTTGTTTGGCTGGGGAATGGTTACGGCGGTGACTTCTAAACGCCTAAATCTGGAGGTTTGGCAGTGGGCGACTCTGG includes:
- a CDS encoding Npun_F0813 family protein, with product MFILKRQDVEISTIQHPNRDQQIPILYYQGQTFRLMKVFTVQQENEARAYWRDLTDNKGKACVLLEEPERYSVWGKVRLEQLGSEGGGGTDAKVSGLIRASLLVLQAVYFDVEDLLGSRQAVAFEKDLLKILQKGKFPAHDNSEAVKTLLTKDPLESLQIPSWNENNLKTLLEEVYRLGKSYFGNTSFAEGLDEVLQDLAQEDRDSFISWLGESTLGNLWEIS